From one Diachasmimorpha longicaudata isolate KC_UGA_2023 chromosome 8, iyDiaLong2, whole genome shotgun sequence genomic stretch:
- the LOC135165239 gene encoding sphingomyelin phosphodiesterase-like, giving the protein MHYWNRMINHRCGFIVIVLSLVMILRNTAAFVILRNGSDRNVWLQLNNTQHVDGINQSSMEPELYGLSDPLSAALHRVKRNLMDLGLSCLICEIGVNLLQNHIRAGLSDEEVMGHIKPVCMLQLSESVCEGVNQVFAPEVIYILRKVDMTPREICSFIMGDQCYYVATPSHEWEVSLPLVKKPVVQPLIPPKKGGRTLKVLHISDTHYDPYYEEGANAECGDPLCCRVSSEAPASPSGRAGKWGDYRKCDTPKRTLDHMLQHIQNTHPDIDYIIWTGDIPPHDSWNQTREENLQNLRDTVSQMLDAFPNTSIFPALGNHESAPVNSFPVPSAPDNYTISWLYDELNEQWQRLLSSNASNTVKRGGFYSVVVKPGFRIISVNTNYCNNLNFWLLLNSTDPVNELQWLIDELQAAEDKNEKVHIIGHIPPGTSDCLKIWSGNYYRIINRYESTITAQFFGHTHFDEFELFYDIDELTRPVSVAYIGPSVSPYENLNPGYRIYYVDDDGRLPTRQVVDHETWIMNLEEANFYGTPFWWRLYSARDAYDMASLQPSDWNQLIDRMIDDTEIFDVYYKNYHKNAPVRPVCDTKCRKRLLCDLRSGRSRDREVLCQSIEERINKQSYFSWGSFFFIG; this is encoded by the exons ATGCACTATTGGAACAGGATGATAAATCATCGATGCGGCTTCATCGTGATCGTCCTGAGTCTTGTGATGATTCTGCGAAACACGGCAG CATTCGTTATTTTGAGAAACGGGTCGGATCGGAACGTGTGGCTGCAG CTGAATAACACACAACATGTTGATGGAATAAATCAATCATCGATGGAACCGGAACTATACGGATTATCAGACCCGTTGTCGGCAGCCTTGCACCGAGTCAAACGTAATCTGATGGATTTGGGTTTATCGTGTTTAATCTGCGAGATCGGCGTGAACTTGCTCCAGAACCACATCAGAGCAGGTCTCTCTGATGAAGAGGTCATGGGTCACATCAAACCCGTCTGCATGTTGCAGCTGAGCGAGAGCGTCTGCGAAGGAGTTAATCAAGTATTTGCG CCAGAAGTCATCTACATCCTGCGGAAGGTGGATATGACTCCTCGTGAAATCTGCAGCTTCATAATGGGCGATCAGTGTTATTATGTGGCGACCCCATCGCACGAATGGGAGGTTTCTCTACCCCTGGTTAAAAAACCTGTCGTTCAACCCCTTATTCCCCCCAAAAAAGGGGGGAGAACTCTGAAAGTCCTTCATATTTCGGACACCCATTACGATCCGTATTACGAGGAAGGAGCCAATGCCGAGTGTGGTGATCCTCTATGTTGTAGAGTGTCTAGCGAAGCACCTGCTAGCCCTTCCGGAAGGGCTGGAAAATGGGGTGATTACAGAAAATGTGATACCCCTAAGAGAACGCTTGATCACATGCTCCAACATATTCAGAATACACATCCG GATATCGATTACATCATCTGGACCGGTGATATACCGCCTCACGACTCATGGAACCAAACACGAGAAGAGAACCTTCAGAATCTCCGCGATACAGTGAGCCAAATGCTTGATGCATTTCCAAATACATCAATCTTCCCGGCTTTGGGAAATCACGAGAGTGCACCGGTGAACAGCTTTCCAGTCCCATCCGCACCGGACAACTACACCATCTCCTGGTTGTACGATGAGCTGAATGAACAGTGGCAACGATTGCTGTCATCAAACGCCTCGAATACTGTTAAACGCGGGGGTTTCTACTCGGTCGTTGTCAAACCTGGTTTCCGAATAATTTCAGTGAATACTAATTACTGCAATAATTTGAACTTTTGGCTGCTCCTTAATAGCACGGACCCGGTTAATGAGCTCCAGTGGTTGATTGATGAGCTCCAGGCAGCGGAGGATAAGAACGAAAAGGTACACATCATTGGACACATACCACCAGGTACCTCTGATTGCCTGAAGATCTGGTCTGGCAATTATTACAGGATCATCAACAG ATACGAGTCGACAATAACTGCCCAGTTCTTCGGTCACACCCACTTCGATGAATTCGAATTGTTCTATGACATTGATGAGCTCACTCGACCGGTTAGTGTAGCGTACATAGGCCCCTCGGTGTCGCCCTATGAGAATCTCAATCCAGGGTACAGAATATACTACGTCGACGACGATGGGAGATTGCCGACGAGGCAAGTCGTTGATCACGAAACCTGGATCATGAATCTCGAAGAAGCGAATTTTTATGGTACACCATTTTGGTGGAGGCTGTACAGTGCGAGAGATGCGTATGATATGGCATCGCTTCAGCCGAGCGATTGGAATCAACTGATTGATCGGATGATCGATGATACAGAAATCTTTGATGTTTATTACAA aaaCTATCATAAAAATGCGCCAGTCAGGCCGGTGTGTGACACCAAATGCCGGAAAAGACTTCTGTGTGATCTCCGAAGCGGTCGCAGCCGAGACAGGGAAGTCTTATGTCAAAGTATAGAAGAAAGAATTAACAAACAGAGTTACTTCAGTTgggggagtttttttttcatcggttGA
- the LOC135165240 gene encoding acetylcholine receptor subunit alpha-like isoform X1 produces MKSLVGIMWIVLVLISGCSGNPDAKRLYDDLLSNYNKLVRPVVNVTDALQVKIKLKLSQLIDVNLKNQIMTTNLWVEQSWFDYKLKWDPEEYGGVQILHVPSDHIWRPDIVLYNNADGNFEVTLATKATLNYTGKVDWKPPAIYKSSCEIDVEYFPFDEQTCVMKFGSWTYDGFQVDLRHIDEVKGSNVVDVGVDLSEFYTSVEWDILEVPAVRNEKYYTCCDEPYLDITFNITMRRKTLFYTVNLIIPCMGISFLTVLVFYLPSDSGEKVSLSISILLSLTVFFLLLAEIIPPTSLVVPLLGKFVLFTMILDTFSICVTVVVLNVHFRSPQTHVMAPWVRRVFIHVLPRLLVMRRPQYNIDRRSLDGHHPSQRVMVRTCNGLEVRDPSLFVEASASELVESSVLFPSVDSRDELNLHELEAVNLGSACQIHGSPGPAPVPAPQLPTEDSVDALCKTLNNWHHCPELYKAIEAIRFIADHTKREEDSTRVKEDWKYVAMVLDRLFLWIFTLAVVVGTAGIILQAPTLYDDRIPIDVRLSEIASTTAKPHIVTTL; encoded by the exons ATGAAGAGTCTGGTGGGGATCATGTGGATAGTGTTGGTTCTCATATCAG gatgcTCCGGAAATCCGGATGCGAAACGTCTCTACGATGACCTCCTATCAAATTACAACAAATTGGTGCGTCCTGTTGTCAACGTCACGGACGCATTGCAGGTTAAAATTAAGCTCAAGCTCTCCCAGCTGATAGACgtg AATTTGAAGAACCAGATAATGACGACGAATTTATGGGTAGAACAg TCGTGGTTTGACTACAAGCTCAAGTGGGATCCGGAGGAATACGGTGGAGTCCAGATACTGCACGTCCCGTCCGATCATATTTGGAGACCCGATATAGTTTTGTATAACAA TGCTGATGGAAATTTCGAAGTGACTCTGGCGACAAAAGCGACTCTCAACTACACAGGAAAGGTTGATTGGAAACCACCAGCTATCTACAAGTCTTCATGTGAAATTGATGTCGAGTATTTTCCATTCGACGAGCAGACATGTGTCATGAAATTTGGCTCGTGGACCTACGACGGTTTTCAA GTCGACCTGAGACACATTGACGAAGTCAAAGGGAGCAACGTAGTGGATGTTGGTGTCGATCTTTCTGAATTTTATACATCCGTTGAGTGGGATATCCTCGAAGTGCCAGCAGTGAG AAATGAGAAGTATTACACGTGCTGTGATGAGCCTTACCTCGACATCACATTCAACATAACGATGAGGAGAAAAACCCTGTTCTATACGGTAAATCTCATAATACCGTGCATGGGGATTTCATTTTTAACTGTTCTCGTGTTCTACTTGCCGAGTGACAGTGGTGAGAAG GTCAGTCTTTCGATTTCCATCCTCCTGTCACTGACTGTGTTCTTCCTCCTCTTAGCCGAGATCATTCCACCCACATCGCTGGTGGTACCATTGCTCGGTAAATTTGTCCTGTTCACGATGATTCTCGACACGTTCAG TATATGTGTCACAGTAGTTGTCCTCAACGTCCACTTTCGATCGCCCCAGACTCACGTTATGGCCCCATGGGTTCGTCGTGTGTTTATCCACGTACTGCCAAGATTATTAGTAATGCGCAGGCCGCAGTACAACATTGACAGACGAAGTTTGGATGGACATCACCCCAGCCAACGTGTCATGGTGAGAACGTGCAATGGACTAGAGGTGCGGGATCCGTCGTTATTTGTCGAGGCATCTGCTTCAGAACTCGTTGAATCCTCAGTCCTCTTTCCGAGTGTAGACTCCAGGGATGAGTTGAATTTACA tgaattggAAGCTGTTAATCTTGGAAGTGCCTGTCAAATTCATGGCTCACCAGGACCAGCACCAGTCCCAGCACCTCAACTGCCTACTGAGGATAGTGTTGATGCACTTTGTAAAACTCTCAATAATTGGCATCACTGCCCAGAGCTGTACAAGGCTATCGAAGCCATCAGATTCATAGCTGATCATACGAAAAGAGAGGAAGATTCCACTAGg GTAAAAGAAGATTGGAAATACGTTGCCATGGTACTGGATCGTCTCTTCCTCTGGATCTTCACACTGGCGGTTGTAGTAGGTACAGCTGGTATCATTCTTCAAGCTCCAACCCTCTACGACGATCGTATTCCAATCGACGTGAGACTCTCGGAGATTGCCTCAACCACTGCCAAACCGCACATCGTTACGACCCTATGA
- the LOC135165240 gene encoding acetylcholine receptor subunit alpha-like isoform X2, translated as MKSLVGIMWIVLVLISGCSGNPDAKRLYDDLLSNYNKLVRPVVNVTDALQVKIKLKLSQLIDVNLKNQIMTTNLWVEQSWFDYKLKWDPEEYGGVQILHVPSDHIWRPDIVLYNNADGNFEVTLATKATLNYTGKVDWKPPAIYKSSCEIDVEYFPFDEQTCVMKFGSWTYDGFQVDLRHIDEVKGSNVVDVGVDLSEFYTSVEWDILEVPAVRNEKYYTCCDEPYLDITFNITMRRKTLFYTVNLIIPCMGISFLTVLVFYLPSDSGEKVSLSISILLSLTVFFLLLAEIIPPTSLVVPLLGKFVLFTMILDTFSICVTVVVLNVHFRSPQTHVMAPWVRRVFIHVLPRLLVMRRPQYNIDRRSLDGHHPSQRVMVRTCNGLEVRDPSLFVEASASELVESSVLFPSVDSRDELNLHELEAVNLGSACQIHGSPGPAPVPAPQLPTEDSVDALCKTLNNWHHCPELYKAIEAIRFIADHTKREEDSTRVKEDWKYVAMVLDRLFLWIFTLAVVVASIWITPAYVPSADMG; from the exons ATGAAGAGTCTGGTGGGGATCATGTGGATAGTGTTGGTTCTCATATCAG gatgcTCCGGAAATCCGGATGCGAAACGTCTCTACGATGACCTCCTATCAAATTACAACAAATTGGTGCGTCCTGTTGTCAACGTCACGGACGCATTGCAGGTTAAAATTAAGCTCAAGCTCTCCCAGCTGATAGACgtg AATTTGAAGAACCAGATAATGACGACGAATTTATGGGTAGAACAg TCGTGGTTTGACTACAAGCTCAAGTGGGATCCGGAGGAATACGGTGGAGTCCAGATACTGCACGTCCCGTCCGATCATATTTGGAGACCCGATATAGTTTTGTATAACAA TGCTGATGGAAATTTCGAAGTGACTCTGGCGACAAAAGCGACTCTCAACTACACAGGAAAGGTTGATTGGAAACCACCAGCTATCTACAAGTCTTCATGTGAAATTGATGTCGAGTATTTTCCATTCGACGAGCAGACATGTGTCATGAAATTTGGCTCGTGGACCTACGACGGTTTTCAA GTCGACCTGAGACACATTGACGAAGTCAAAGGGAGCAACGTAGTGGATGTTGGTGTCGATCTTTCTGAATTTTATACATCCGTTGAGTGGGATATCCTCGAAGTGCCAGCAGTGAG AAATGAGAAGTATTACACGTGCTGTGATGAGCCTTACCTCGACATCACATTCAACATAACGATGAGGAGAAAAACCCTGTTCTATACGGTAAATCTCATAATACCGTGCATGGGGATTTCATTTTTAACTGTTCTCGTGTTCTACTTGCCGAGTGACAGTGGTGAGAAG GTCAGTCTTTCGATTTCCATCCTCCTGTCACTGACTGTGTTCTTCCTCCTCTTAGCCGAGATCATTCCACCCACATCGCTGGTGGTACCATTGCTCGGTAAATTTGTCCTGTTCACGATGATTCTCGACACGTTCAG TATATGTGTCACAGTAGTTGTCCTCAACGTCCACTTTCGATCGCCCCAGACTCACGTTATGGCCCCATGGGTTCGTCGTGTGTTTATCCACGTACTGCCAAGATTATTAGTAATGCGCAGGCCGCAGTACAACATTGACAGACGAAGTTTGGATGGACATCACCCCAGCCAACGTGTCATGGTGAGAACGTGCAATGGACTAGAGGTGCGGGATCCGTCGTTATTTGTCGAGGCATCTGCTTCAGAACTCGTTGAATCCTCAGTCCTCTTTCCGAGTGTAGACTCCAGGGATGAGTTGAATTTACA tgaattggAAGCTGTTAATCTTGGAAGTGCCTGTCAAATTCATGGCTCACCAGGACCAGCACCAGTCCCAGCACCTCAACTGCCTACTGAGGATAGTGTTGATGCACTTTGTAAAACTCTCAATAATTGGCATCACTGCCCAGAGCTGTACAAGGCTATCGAAGCCATCAGATTCATAGCTGATCATACGAAAAGAGAGGAAGATTCCACTAGg GTAAAAGAAGATTGGAAATACGTTGCCATGGTACTGGATCGTCTCTTCCTCTGGATCTTCACACTGGCGGTTGTAGTAG CCAGCATATGGATAACCCCGGCGTACGTTCCCTCAGCAGACATGGGATAA
- the LOC135165246 gene encoding uncharacterized protein LOC135165246, with amino-acid sequence MQLYEDPQSWGNGSQSMRKVRTNPDCLFMIIGWWILYTVYDKCLHLLLRRMRYGVIKRRRIIDALWCTSFTLLSALYLKLFVPKSVDSACILQKPRYLDLGVTFHKSFYVHRGGVEIVYHGGWLRGWTTLIFCLIIHSSSQLKWFDIVINLLFVKAASISILNIARILSTMKTTKGSAAAKILLGIYWINLVYMHTLVVPDFTLWNAKGLKNDILTLICMWLWLSLEFLNEVRDIRLGYLNVDNFINSYLFVPPSQASVQLREICKKLRKSTNEKIREGLESKKSVQLWQTLSCAMVLKKKLRRLRATEGNLSPSATS; translated from the exons ATGCAGTTGTATGAGGATCCCCAGTCATGGGGAAATGGCTCTCAGAGCATGAGGAAGGTCAGGACTAATCCGGATTGTTTGTTTATGATCATCGGTTGGTGGATTTTATACACAGTTTATGACAAGTGCCTTCAT TTACTTCTTCGTCGTATGCGTTATGGAGTTATAAAACGTAGAAGAATAATTGATGCTCTTTGGTGCACCAGTTTTACGCTCCTGAGTGCACTCTACCTAAAATTATTCGTGCCTAAATCTGTTGATAGTGCTTGTATTTTGCAAAAACCCAGATACCTAGACCTGGGGGTGACATTTCACAAGAGTTTTTATGTGCACCGAGGGGGAGTGGAAATTGTTTATCATGGGGGGTGGCTGAGAGGATGGACTACCCTCATTTTTTGTCTGATAATTCACAGTTCATCACAGCTCAA ATGGTTTGATATTGTAATAAACTTATTATTCGTCAAAGCCGCTTCGATTTCGATCCTCAACATCGCCCGGATCTTATCAACAATGAAAACAACAAAAGGATCAGCTGCTGCTAAAATATTGTTGGGGATTTATTGGATAAATTT aGTTTACATGCACACACTAGTCGTACCTGATTTTACTCTCTGGAATGCAAAGGGCCTTAAGAATGACATTCTGACTCTCATCTGTATGTGGCTGTGGCTTTCCCTTGAATTTCTGAATGAA gtgagAGATATCAGATTGGGATATTTAAACgttgataattttataaattcatatttattcGTTCCACCGTCCCAAGCCTCCGTCCAACTGCGTGAAATATGTAAGAAGTTGAGGAAATCCACGAATGAGAAAATACGAGAGGGCTTGGAAAGTAAAAAAAGTGTACAACTGTGGCAAACTTTATCTT GTGCGATGGTTCTGAAGAAGAAACTCAGGAGACTCCGGGCGACGGAGGGAAACCTCTCCCCCTCGGCCACGTCCTAA